The Pseudomonas asiatica genome has a segment encoding these proteins:
- the mfd gene encoding transcription-repair coupling factor codes for MSVLRLPQMSATAGKQTWGNLPGATLSLAIAEAASSAGRFTLLLTADSQAADRLEQELRFFAPDLPVLPFPDWETLPYDLFSPHQDIISQRIASLYRLPELSHGILVVPITTALHRLAPTRFLLGSSLVLDVGQTIDVEQMRLRLEASGYRCVDTVYEHGEFAVRGALIDLFPMGSKLPYRIDLFDDEIETLRTFDPETQRSIDKVDSVRLLPAREFPMQKEEVTRFKARFRERFDVDFRRSAIFQDLASGIIPAGIEYYLPLFFEETSTLFDYLPADTQVFSLPGVEQAAEHFWNDVRGRYEDRRGDLSRPLLPPAELFLPVEDCFARLKQWPRVVVSTEDLDPGVGRERFPARPLPNLAIEAKANQPLAELANFLDQFPGRVLFTAESAGRREVLLELLERLKLRPHTVDGWADFITGSERLAITIAPLDEGLLLDDPAIALVAESPLFGQRVMQRRRRDKRGETANDAVIKNLTELREGAPVVHIDHGVGRYLGLATLEIDGQAAEFLTLEYAEGAKLYVPVANLHLIARYTGSDDALAPLHRLGSEAWQKAKRKAAEQVRDVAAELLDIYARRAARKGYAFADPSADYATFSAGFPFEETPDQQAAIEAVRADMLAPKPMDRLVCGDVGFGKTEVAMRAAFIAVHSGRQVAVLVPTTLLAQQHYNSFRDRFADWPVTVEVMSRFKSAKEVANAAADLAEGKIDILIGTHKLLQDDVRFKDLGLAIIDEEHRFGVRQKEQLKALRSEVDILTLTATPIPRTLNMAVAGMRDLSIIATPPARRLSVRTFVMEQNKSTVKEALLRELLRGGQVYYLHNDVKTIEKCAADLAELVPEARIGIGHGQMRERELEQVMSDFYHKRFNVLVASTIIETGIDVPSANTIVIERADKFGLAQLHQLRGRVGRSHHQAYAYLLTPTRQKVSADAEKRLEAIANTQDLGAGFVLATNDLEIRGAGELLGEGQSGQIQAVGFTLYMEMLERAVKAIRKGTQPNLEQPLGGGPEINLRLPALIPEDYLPDVHARLILYKRIASAADEEGLKDLQVEMIDRFGLLPEPTKNLMRLTSLKLHAEKLGIKKVDAGPNGGKIEFEAETPVDPLTLIKLIQGQPKRYKFEGATQFRFLVPMERPDERFNNLEALFERLTPQPA; via the coding sequence GTGTCAGTTCTGCGCCTACCGCAAATGTCGGCCACGGCCGGCAAACAAACCTGGGGCAATCTACCCGGTGCCACCCTCAGCCTGGCCATCGCCGAGGCCGCCAGCAGCGCGGGCCGCTTCACTTTGCTGCTGACTGCCGACAGCCAGGCTGCCGATCGTCTTGAACAGGAACTTCGCTTCTTTGCCCCGGACCTGCCGGTGCTGCCGTTCCCCGATTGGGAAACCCTGCCCTACGACCTGTTCTCGCCGCACCAGGACATCATTTCCCAGCGCATCGCCAGCCTCTACCGCCTGCCGGAGCTGAGCCACGGCATCCTCGTGGTGCCGATCACCACCGCCCTGCACCGCCTGGCGCCGACCCGTTTCCTGCTGGGCAGCAGCCTGGTGCTGGACGTGGGCCAGACCATCGACGTGGAGCAGATGCGCCTGCGCCTGGAGGCCAGTGGCTATCGCTGCGTCGACACCGTCTACGAGCATGGCGAGTTCGCCGTGCGCGGCGCGTTGATCGACCTGTTCCCGATGGGCAGCAAGCTGCCCTACCGCATCGACCTGTTCGATGACGAGATCGAGACGCTGCGCACCTTCGACCCAGAGACCCAGCGCTCGATCGACAAGGTGGATTCGGTGCGCCTGCTGCCGGCGCGCGAGTTCCCGATGCAGAAAGAGGAAGTGACCCGTTTCAAGGCGCGCTTCCGCGAACGCTTCGATGTCGATTTCCGCCGCAGCGCGATCTTCCAGGACCTGGCCAGCGGCATCATCCCCGCCGGCATCGAGTACTACCTGCCGCTGTTCTTCGAAGAAACCTCGACCCTGTTCGACTACCTGCCGGCCGACACCCAGGTGTTCTCGCTGCCCGGCGTGGAACAGGCCGCCGAACACTTCTGGAACGACGTGCGCGGGCGTTATGAAGACCGCCGTGGCGACCTGAGCCGGCCGCTGCTGCCACCGGCCGAACTGTTCCTGCCGGTGGAAGACTGCTTCGCCCGGCTCAAGCAATGGCCACGGGTAGTGGTCAGCACCGAAGACCTCGACCCGGGCGTGGGCCGCGAGCGCTTCCCGGCGCGCCCCCTTCCCAACCTGGCAATCGAGGCCAAGGCCAACCAGCCCTTGGCCGAACTGGCCAATTTCCTCGACCAGTTCCCTGGCCGGGTGTTGTTCACCGCCGAATCGGCAGGCCGGCGCGAAGTGCTGCTGGAGCTGCTCGAACGGCTGAAACTGCGCCCGCATACCGTCGACGGCTGGGCCGACTTCATCACCGGCAGCGAACGCCTGGCAATCACCATCGCCCCGCTGGACGAAGGCCTGCTGCTGGACGACCCAGCCATCGCTCTGGTCGCCGAAAGCCCGCTGTTCGGCCAGCGGGTCATGCAGCGCCGGCGCCGCGACAAGCGCGGCGAAACCGCCAACGACGCGGTGATCAAGAACCTGACCGAGCTGCGCGAAGGCGCGCCGGTGGTGCACATCGACCATGGCGTGGGTCGCTACCTGGGCCTGGCAACCCTGGAAATCGACGGCCAGGCCGCCGAATTCCTCACCCTGGAATACGCCGAGGGCGCCAAGCTGTACGTGCCGGTGGCCAACCTGCACCTGATCGCCCGCTACACCGGCAGCGACGATGCCCTGGCACCGCTGCACCGGCTGGGCTCGGAGGCCTGGCAGAAGGCCAAGCGCAAGGCCGCCGAACAGGTGCGCGACGTGGCCGCCGAGCTGCTCGACATCTATGCCCGCCGCGCCGCGCGCAAGGGCTATGCATTTGCCGACCCGTCCGCCGACTACGCCACCTTCAGCGCCGGCTTCCCGTTCGAGGAAACCCCGGACCAGCAGGCTGCCATCGAAGCGGTGCGCGCCGACATGCTGGCGCCCAAGCCGATGGACCGCCTGGTGTGCGGCGACGTCGGCTTCGGCAAGACCGAAGTGGCCATGCGCGCGGCATTCATTGCCGTGCACAGCGGCCGCCAGGTGGCCGTGCTGGTGCCCACCACCCTGCTCGCCCAGCAGCACTACAACAGCTTCCGCGACCGCTTTGCCGACTGGCCGGTGACCGTGGAGGTGATGAGCCGCTTCAAGTCGGCCAAGGAAGTGGCCAACGCCGCCGCCGATCTGGCCGAAGGCAAGATCGACATCCTCATCGGCACCCACAAGCTGCTGCAGGACGATGTACGCTTCAAGGACCTGGGCCTGGCCATCATCGACGAAGAGCACCGTTTTGGCGTGCGCCAGAAGGAACAGCTCAAGGCCCTGCGCAGCGAGGTGGACATCCTCACCCTCACCGCCACGCCGATCCCGCGTACGCTGAACATGGCGGTGGCGGGCATGCGCGACCTGTCGATCATCGCCACGCCGCCGGCGCGCCGCCTGTCGGTACGCACCTTCGTCATGGAGCAGAACAAGAGCACGGTCAAGGAGGCGCTGCTGCGCGAGCTACTGCGCGGTGGCCAGGTGTACTACCTGCACAACGATGTGAAAACCATCGAGAAATGCGCCGCCGACCTTGCCGAACTGGTGCCAGAGGCGCGCATCGGCATCGGCCACGGGCAGATGCGCGAGCGCGAGCTGGAACAGGTGATGAGCGACTTCTACCACAAGCGCTTCAACGTGCTGGTGGCCTCGACCATCATCGAAACCGGTATCGACGTGCCCAGCGCCAACACCATCGTCATCGAGCGTGCCGACAAGTTCGGCCTGGCCCAGCTGCACCAGCTGCGCGGCCGTGTTGGCCGCAGCCACCACCAGGCCTACGCCTACCTGCTGACGCCAACCCGGCAGAAGGTCAGCGCCGACGCCGAAAAACGCCTGGAGGCGATCGCCAACACCCAGGACCTCGGCGCCGGCTTCGTGCTGGCCACCAACGACCTGGAGATTCGCGGCGCCGGCGAGCTGCTGGGCGAAGGCCAGAGCGGGCAGATCCAGGCGGTGGGCTTTACCCTGTACATGGAAATGCTCGAGCGCGCGGTCAAGGCGATCCGCAAGGGCACCCAGCCCAACCTTGAGCAGCCGCTGGGCGGCGGCCCGGAAATCAACCTGCGCCTGCCGGCACTGATCCCCGAGGACTACCTGCCCGACGTGCATGCGCGGCTGATCCTGTACAAGCGCATTGCCTCGGCGGCCGATGAAGAAGGCCTCAAGGACCTGCAGGTGGAAATGATCGACCGCTTCGGCCTGCTGCCCGAGCCGACCAAGAACCTGATGCGCCTGACCTCGCTCAAGCTGCACGCGGAAAAGCTCGGCATCAAGAAAGTCGACGCCGGCCCCAACGGCGGCAAGATCGAGTTCGAGGCCGAGACCCCGGTCGACCCGCTGACCCTGATCAAGCTGATCCAGGGCCAGCCCAAACGCTACAAGTTCGAAGGCGCCACCCAGTTCCGCTTCCTGGTACCGATGGAACGCCCCGACGAACGCTTCAATAACCTGGAGGCGCTGTTCGAGCGCCTGACCCCACAGCCTGCCTAA
- a CDS encoding glyceraldehyde-3-phosphate dehydrogenase: MWKVPVTQKPDQCLGEWIDREALAEAMIPLIGQLYRNNNVVSSIYGRSLINRSVISILKAHRFARHRQADETELSVHETFPLLKAMSELKLGAASVDLGKLANKFKQEGNGRTAEQFVREELAEVVGQQNASARKGTDVVLYGFGRIGRLLARILIEKTGGGDGLRLRAIVVRKGAENDLVKRASLLRRDSVHGPFDGTITIDEANNTITANGNLIQVIYAKSPSEVDYTQYGIENALIVDNTGVWRDADGLGQHLACPGAARVILTAPGKGALKNIVHGINHGDIAADDKIISAASCTTNAIVPVLKAINDQYGIVNGHVETVHSFTNDQNLIDNFHKGSRRGRAAPLNMVITETGAATAAAKALPVLKGKLTGNAIRVPTPNVSMAILNLNLEKATSRDEINEYLRQTAMHSELHKQIDYVSSQEVVSTDFVGSRHAGVVDAEATICNDNRVVLYVWYDNEFGYSCQVVRVMEEMAGVNPPAFPH, from the coding sequence ATGTGGAAGGTTCCCGTGACTCAGAAGCCCGACCAGTGTCTTGGTGAGTGGATCGATCGTGAAGCCCTGGCTGAAGCGATGATCCCGCTTATCGGTCAGCTCTACCGCAACAACAACGTGGTGAGCTCGATTTATGGCCGTAGCCTGATCAACCGTTCGGTTATCTCGATCCTCAAGGCGCACCGCTTTGCGCGTCATCGTCAAGCCGACGAAACCGAACTGTCCGTCCACGAGACATTCCCCCTGCTCAAGGCCATGAGCGAGCTGAAACTGGGCGCCGCTTCGGTCGACCTGGGCAAGCTGGCCAACAAGTTCAAGCAGGAAGGCAATGGCCGCACTGCCGAGCAGTTCGTCCGTGAAGAACTGGCCGAGGTGGTTGGCCAGCAGAACGCTTCGGCGCGCAAGGGCACCGACGTTGTCCTGTACGGCTTCGGCCGCATCGGCCGCCTGCTGGCGCGCATCCTGATCGAGAAGACCGGTGGCGGCGACGGCCTGCGCCTGCGCGCCATCGTCGTGCGCAAGGGCGCCGAGAACGACCTGGTCAAGCGTGCCAGCCTGCTGCGCCGTGACTCGGTGCACGGCCCGTTCGATGGCACCATCACCATCGACGAAGCCAACAACACCATCACCGCCAACGGCAACCTGATCCAGGTTATCTACGCCAAGAGCCCGAGCGAAGTCGACTACACCCAGTACGGCATCGAAAACGCGCTGATCGTCGACAACACCGGCGTATGGCGTGATGCCGACGGCCTGGGCCAGCACCTGGCCTGCCCGGGCGCTGCCCGCGTGATCCTCACCGCACCTGGCAAGGGCGCGCTGAAGAACATCGTGCACGGCATCAACCACGGTGACATCGCTGCCGATGACAAGATCATCTCGGCCGCTTCCTGCACCACCAACGCCATCGTGCCGGTGCTCAAGGCCATCAACGACCAGTACGGCATCGTCAACGGCCACGTCGAAACCGTTCACTCGTTCACCAACGACCAGAACCTGATCGACAACTTCCACAAGGGCAGCCGCCGTGGCCGTGCCGCGCCGCTGAACATGGTCATCACCGAAACCGGCGCCGCCACTGCTGCCGCCAAGGCACTGCCAGTGCTGAAGGGCAAGCTGACCGGCAACGCCATTCGCGTACCGACGCCGAACGTTTCGATGGCCATCCTCAACCTGAACCTCGAGAAGGCCACCAGCCGCGACGAGATCAACGAGTACCTGCGCCAGACCGCCATGCACTCGGAACTGCACAAGCAGATCGATTACGTCAGCTCGCAGGAAGTGGTTTCGACCGACTTCGTCGGTTCGCGCCACGCCGGTGTGGTTGACGCCGAAGCGACCATCTGCAATGACAACCGCGTTGTTCTGTACGTCTGGTACGACAACGAATTCGGTTACAGCTGCCAGGTGGTTCGTGTGATGGAAGAGATGGCCGGTGTGAACCCGCCAGCGTTTCCGCACTGA
- a CDS encoding FAD:protein FMN transferase — MRTALLFILMLLTACNQGPTLERLGGPTMGSSYSIQYVREPGGPAPVQVQAAVETILHDIDQHYSTYRGDSTVSRFNQLPANQCLVLPPDMLELVSLGQHLAEQSGGAFDLTVEPLLDLWGFGPQARHEQVPDPLALAQVRQRVGYRHLHIDGQALCKDAPVQLDFNSIAAGHAVDLIAARLQAMGVASFVAEATGELKAAGRKPDGSPWRIALELPREDRQIARQIIPVNGLSVSTSGDYRHYFEENGRRYSHTFDARLGRPVQHDLAAVTVLDGSALQADGYSTLLLILGPERGWDFAVAHDLAAVLVTRAEGGFVSRATPAFERAVKGE, encoded by the coding sequence TTGCGCACAGCCTTGCTGTTCATCCTCATGCTGCTCACCGCCTGCAACCAGGGCCCCACCCTGGAGCGCCTGGGCGGCCCGACCATGGGCAGCAGCTACAGCATCCAGTACGTGCGCGAACCCGGCGGCCCGGCGCCGGTCCAGGTGCAGGCGGCAGTCGAAACCATCCTGCACGACATCGACCAGCATTACTCGACCTACCGCGGCGACTCCACCGTCAGCCGTTTCAACCAGTTGCCCGCCAACCAGTGCCTGGTCCTGCCACCCGACATGCTCGAACTGGTCAGCCTTGGTCAGCACCTGGCCGAGCAGAGCGGCGGCGCCTTCGACCTTACCGTCGAACCCTTGCTCGACCTGTGGGGCTTCGGCCCCCAGGCCCGTCACGAGCAGGTGCCCGACCCGCTGGCCCTGGCCCAGGTGCGCCAGCGCGTGGGCTACCGGCACTTGCACATCGACGGCCAGGCCCTGTGCAAGGACGCCCCGGTACAACTCGACTTCAACAGCATCGCCGCCGGCCATGCCGTCGACCTGATCGCCGCGCGCCTGCAGGCCATGGGCGTGGCCAGCTTTGTCGCCGAAGCCACCGGCGAGCTCAAGGCCGCCGGCCGCAAGCCCGATGGCAGCCCATGGCGCATCGCCCTGGAGCTGCCCCGCGAAGATCGCCAGATAGCCCGCCAGATCATCCCGGTCAATGGCCTTTCAGTATCAACCTCGGGTGACTATCGGCACTATTTCGAGGAGAATGGCCGGCGCTATTCGCACACCTTCGATGCCCGCCTCGGGCGCCCGGTGCAGCACGACCTGGCCGCGGTCACCGTGCTCGATGGCTCGGCGCTGCAGGCCGACGGCTATTCGACGCTGCTGTTGATCCTGGGCCCGGAACGTGGCTGGGATTTTGCCGTGGCGCATGACCTGGCCGCGGTATTGGTGACTCGGGCCGAGGGTGGCTTCGTCTCCCGAGCTACGCCCGCATTCGAACGGGCAGTGAAAGGCGAATGA
- the sthA gene encoding Si-specific NAD(P)(+) transhydrogenase, whose amino-acid sequence MAVYNYDVVVLGSGPAGEGAAMNAAKAGRKVAMVDSRRQVGGNCTHLGTIPSKALRHSVRQIMQFNTNPMFRAIGEPRWFSFPDVLKSAEKVIAKQVASRTGYYARNRVDVFFGTGSFADEQTVEVVCPNGVVEKLNAKHIIIATGSRPYRPADIDFHHPRVYDSDTILSLSHTPRKLIVYGAGVIGCEYASIFSGLGVLVELVDNRGQLLSFLDSEISQALSYHFSNNNITVRHNEEYERVEGLDNGVILHLKSGKKIKADALLWCNGRTGNTDKLGLENIGIKVNSRGQIEVDEAYRTSVPNIYGAGDVIGWPSLASAAHDQGRSAAGSIVDNGSWRFVNDVPTGIYTIPEISSIGRNEQELTQAKVPYEVGKAFFKGMARAQIAGEPQGMLKILFHRETLEILGVHCFGYQASEIVHIGQAIMNQPGEQNNLKYFVNTTFNYPTMAEAYRVAAYDGLNRLF is encoded by the coding sequence ATGGCTGTCTACAACTACGACGTAGTGGTGCTGGGTTCCGGCCCGGCCGGAGAAGGTGCGGCAATGAACGCCGCCAAAGCAGGGCGCAAGGTGGCGATGGTCGATAGCCGTCGCCAGGTCGGGGGCAACTGCACCCACCTGGGCACCATCCCGTCCAAGGCACTGCGTCACTCGGTGCGGCAGATCATGCAGTTCAACACCAACCCGATGTTCCGTGCCATCGGTGAGCCGCGCTGGTTCTCGTTCCCGGACGTGCTGAAAAGCGCCGAGAAGGTCATCGCCAAGCAGGTAGCGTCGCGCACCGGCTACTACGCGCGTAACCGCGTGGACGTGTTCTTCGGCACCGGCAGCTTCGCCGACGAGCAGACCGTCGAAGTGGTCTGCCCGAACGGCGTGGTGGAAAAGCTCAACGCCAAGCACATCATCATCGCCACCGGCTCGCGCCCGTACCGCCCGGCCGATATCGACTTCCACCACCCGCGCGTCTACGACAGCGACACCATCCTCAGCCTCAGTCACACCCCACGCAAGCTGATCGTGTACGGTGCCGGCGTGATCGGTTGCGAATACGCCTCGATCTTCAGCGGCCTGGGTGTATTGGTAGAGCTGGTGGACAACCGTGGCCAGTTGCTGAGCTTCCTCGACTCGGAAATTTCCCAGGCGCTGAGCTACCACTTCAGCAACAACAACATCACCGTGCGCCACAACGAAGAGTATGAGCGCGTCGAAGGCTTGGACAACGGTGTGATACTGCACCTGAAGTCGGGCAAGAAGATCAAGGCCGACGCCTTGCTGTGGTGCAACGGCCGTACCGGCAACACCGACAAGCTGGGCCTGGAAAACATCGGTATCAAGGTCAACAGCCGCGGCCAGATCGAGGTCGACGAGGCCTACCGCACCAGCGTGCCGAACATCTATGGTGCCGGCGACGTGATTGGCTGGCCGAGCCTGGCCAGTGCCGCTCATGACCAGGGCCGCTCTGCCGCTGGCAGCATCGTGGATAATGGCAGCTGGCGCTTCGTCAACGATGTGCCGACCGGCATCTACACCATTCCGGAGATCAGCTCGATCGGCCGCAACGAACAGGAACTGACCCAGGCCAAGGTGCCGTACGAAGTGGGCAAGGCCTTCTTCAAGGGCATGGCGCGCGCGCAGATCGCCGGTGAGCCGCAGGGCATGCTGAAGATCCTGTTCCACCGCGAAACCCTGGAAATCCTTGGCGTGCACTGCTTCGGCTACCAGGCTTCGGAGATCGTCCACATCGGCCAGGCGATCATGAACCAGCCGGGTGAGCAGAACAACCTGAAGTACTTCGTCAACACCACGTTCAACTACCCGACCATGGCCGAAGCCTATCGGGTAGCTGCCTACGACGGCCTGAACCGGCTTTTTTGA
- a CDS encoding glycerophosphodiester phosphodiesterase: MTLIYGHRGAKGEAPENTLKSFQQCLAHGVTRCELDLHLSADNELMVIHDPTLKRTTGKRGKVVEHPAAELVKIDARKGGPGHVQPCPIPKLEELFEKCPFEHWQLEVKSASRTRAATTVLAIRELAQQYGLLDKVTITSSSREVLGAALELVPDVKRGLVAEYAWLDPLKVAQNYGCELLALNWTLCTPERLLKAQGQGLHVSVWTVNEPALMRRLADFGVDSLITDFPGLAKTTLGQG; the protein is encoded by the coding sequence GTGACCCTGATCTACGGCCACCGCGGCGCCAAGGGCGAAGCGCCCGAGAATACCCTGAAGAGCTTCCAGCAATGCCTCGCCCATGGCGTGACCCGCTGCGAGCTGGACCTGCACCTGTCGGCCGACAACGAGCTGATGGTGATCCATGACCCCACCCTCAAGCGCACCACCGGCAAACGCGGCAAGGTGGTCGAGCACCCGGCCGCCGAGCTGGTCAAGATCGATGCCCGCAAAGGCGGCCCGGGCCACGTCCAGCCCTGCCCGATCCCGAAACTGGAAGAACTGTTCGAGAAATGCCCGTTCGAGCACTGGCAGCTGGAGGTGAAAAGCGCCTCGCGCACCCGTGCCGCCACCACCGTGCTGGCAATCCGCGAACTGGCCCAGCAGTACGGCCTGCTGGACAAGGTGACCATCACCTCCAGCTCACGCGAAGTGCTGGGTGCCGCCCTGGAGCTGGTGCCGGACGTCAAGCGCGGGCTGGTGGCCGAATACGCCTGGCTCGACCCGCTGAAGGTGGCGCAGAACTACGGCTGCGAGCTGCTTGCATTGAACTGGACACTGTGCACCCCCGAGCGCCTGCTCAAAGCCCAGGGCCAGGGTTTGCACGTGTCGGTGTGGACGGTCAACGAACCGGCACTGATGCGCCGGCTCGCTGATTTTGGCGTGGACAGCCTGATTACAGACTTTCCCGGTTTGGCCAAGACCACCCTCGGGCAGGGTTGA
- a CDS encoding PilZ domain-containing protein — MTTLDEEDRREYYRIEDRIALQISPLSAAEALDPDVLQDDSPLFNLLSELHLSDFESQHLLRQLSEKDRTLAAFLRAQNKRLDLLSAVVAQTLIGEVGQPQPVVISEGGIEFAQATAVAPGTRVKVKMVLMPRAHGLLLRGKVTHCDPRPEGGFEVGTEFTDMTDAQRQLLARYILQRQQQQRRQQLEQNDPAS, encoded by the coding sequence ATGACGACATTAGACGAAGAAGATCGCCGCGAATACTACCGCATCGAAGATCGGATCGCACTTCAAATAAGCCCCCTCAGCGCGGCCGAAGCCCTTGACCCAGATGTGTTGCAAGATGATTCGCCACTATTCAACCTGCTCAGCGAACTGCACCTGTCCGACTTCGAGTCGCAACACCTGCTGCGCCAGCTGAGCGAAAAGGACCGCACCCTCGCCGCCTTCCTGCGCGCGCAGAACAAACGCCTCGACCTGCTTAGCGCGGTGGTTGCCCAGACCCTGATCGGCGAAGTTGGCCAGCCCCAGCCGGTGGTCATCTCCGAGGGCGGCATCGAATTCGCGCAAGCCACAGCGGTGGCCCCCGGCACCCGAGTGAAGGTGAAGATGGTGCTGATGCCGCGCGCCCATGGCCTGCTGCTGCGCGGCAAGGTCACCCATTGCGACCCGCGCCCGGAGGGCGGCTTCGAGGTCGGCACCGAATTCACCGACATGACCGATGCCCAACGGCAACTGCTGGCTCGCTACATCCTGCAGCGCCAGCAGCAGCAACGGCGCCAGCAGCTGGAACAGAACGACCCCGCCTCCTGA
- a CDS encoding lipoprotein-releasing ABC transporter permease subunit, with amino-acid sequence MFRPLFAFIGTRYTRAKRRNHFVSFISLTSMIGLALGVVVMIVVLSVMNGFDHEMRTRVLGMIPHATLESGQPIADWPALAQQVKQNPQVVAVAPFTQMQGLLTHEGKVQKVLLNGIDPAREREVSIIDKFVLQGRLDQLAPGEWGIMIGDKAAAKLGVGIGDKLTFVAPEVSVTPAGMFPRMKRFTVVGTFHVGAGEIDGYLGLTNISDLSRLHRWKPDQVQGLRLKFDDLFQAPRVAWDIAQRLGDQEFYSRDWTRTHGNLYQAIRMEKAMIGLLLLLIVAVAAFNIISTLVMVVNDKRGDIAILRTLGATPGQIMLIFMVQGTVIGVIGTLIGAVVGIVAALNVSAVIAGIEKLIGHKFLNADVYFIDYLPSQIQAQDVYMVCGAALVLSFFATLYPAWRAARTQPAEALRYE; translated from the coding sequence ATGTTCAGACCTCTTTTCGCATTCATCGGCACGCGTTATACCCGTGCCAAACGTCGCAATCACTTCGTCTCGTTCATTTCCCTGACCTCGATGATCGGCCTCGCCCTGGGCGTGGTGGTGATGATCGTGGTGCTCTCGGTGATGAACGGTTTCGACCACGAGATGCGCACCCGCGTGTTGGGCATGATCCCGCATGCCACGCTGGAGAGCGGCCAGCCCATTGCCGACTGGCCGGCCCTTGCCCAACAAGTAAAGCAGAATCCGCAGGTGGTGGCGGTTGCGCCCTTCACCCAGATGCAGGGCCTGCTGACCCATGAAGGCAAGGTGCAGAAGGTGCTGCTCAACGGCATCGACCCGGCCCGCGAGCGCGAAGTGTCGATCATCGACAAGTTCGTCCTTCAAGGCCGCCTCGACCAGCTGGCGCCGGGCGAGTGGGGCATCATGATCGGCGACAAGGCCGCGGCCAAGCTGGGCGTGGGCATCGGCGACAAGCTCACCTTCGTCGCCCCCGAGGTCAGCGTGACCCCGGCCGGCATGTTCCCGCGCATGAAGCGCTTCACCGTGGTCGGCACCTTCCACGTGGGCGCGGGCGAGATCGACGGCTACCTGGGCCTGACCAACATCAGCGACCTGTCCCGCCTGCACCGCTGGAAGCCCGACCAGGTCCAGGGCCTGCGCCTGAAGTTCGACGACCTGTTCCAGGCGCCACGGGTGGCCTGGGACATCGCCCAGCGCCTGGGTGACCAGGAGTTCTACAGCCGTGACTGGACCCGTACCCACGGCAACCTGTACCAGGCAATCCGCATGGAAAAGGCCATGATCGGCCTGCTGTTGCTGCTGATCGTGGCGGTGGCGGCGTTCAACATCATTTCCACCCTGGTGATGGTGGTCAACGACAAGCGTGGCGACATCGCCATCCTGCGTACCTTGGGCGCCACGCCTGGGCAGATCATGCTCATCTTCATGGTCCAGGGCACGGTGATCGGGGTGATCGGTACCCTGATCGGCGCCGTGGTCGGGATCGTCGCCGCGCTGAACGTCAGTGCGGTGATCGCCGGCATCGAGAAACTGATCGGGCACAAGTTCCTCAACGCCGACGTGTACTTCATCGATTACCTGCCGTCGCAGATCCAGGCCCAGGACGTATACATGGTCTGTGGTGCGGCGCTGGTCCTGAGTTTCTTCGCCACCCTGTACCCGGCCTGGCGTGCGGCCCGCACCCAGCCTGCAGAGGCGCTACGTTATGAGTGA
- the lolD gene encoding lipoprotein-releasing ABC transporter ATP-binding protein LolD: MSDKAVLSCRNLGKSYDEGPESVQVLSGLNLELHAGERVAIVGSSGSGKSTLLNLLGGLDRPTQGSVWLAGEELSALGERARGLLRNRELGFVYQFHHLLPEFTAIENVCMPLLIGRTPIPEARERAEALLKRVGLAHRFNHKPAELSGGERQRVAIARALVNRPGLVMLDEPTGNLDHHTAQGIQELMQELSSASRTAFLVVTHDLNLARQMDRVLKLDDGHLVAI, encoded by the coding sequence ATGAGTGATAAAGCCGTTCTGAGTTGCCGCAACCTGGGCAAGTCCTACGACGAGGGCCCGGAGTCGGTGCAGGTGCTGTCCGGGCTCAACCTCGAGCTGCACGCCGGTGAGCGGGTAGCCATCGTGGGTAGCTCCGGCTCGGGCAAGAGTACCTTGCTCAACCTGCTGGGCGGCCTCGACCGGCCGACCCAGGGCAGCGTCTGGCTGGCCGGCGAGGAGCTGTCGGCACTGGGCGAGCGTGCCCGTGGCCTGTTGCGCAACCGCGAGCTGGGCTTTGTCTACCAGTTCCACCACTTGCTGCCGGAATTCACGGCCATCGAAAACGTGTGCATGCCGTTGCTGATCGGCCGCACGCCGATCCCCGAGGCCCGTGAGCGTGCCGAGGCGCTGCTCAAGCGCGTGGGCCTGGCCCACCGCTTCAACCACAAGCCGGCCGAACTGTCCGGTGGTGAACGCCAGCGGGTGGCGATCGCCCGGGCACTGGTCAACCGCCCCGGCCTGGTAATGCTCGACGAGCCGACCGGCAACCTCGACCACCACACCGCCCAGGGCATCCAGGAGTTGATGCAGGAACTGTCCAGTGCGTCGCGCACGGCGTTCCTGGTGGTCACCCACGACCTCAACCTGGCGCGCCAGATGGACCGTGTATTGAAGCTCGACGACGGCCACCTGGTGGCGATCTGA